The Mya arenaria isolate MELC-2E11 chromosome 16, ASM2691426v1 genome includes a window with the following:
- the LOC128222452 gene encoding migration and invasion enhancer 1-like, whose translation MEDILSELPETEVVGDVGRNQSFEVSINGQLVFSKLKTYGFPKAQDIIKEIQRASQGEKCQEITDSESPWCVLL comes from the exons ATGGAGGACATCCTCTCAGAGTTGCCAGAAACCGAGGTGGTTGGAGATGTCGGGAGAAACC AGTCATTTGAGGTCTCAATTAATGGACAGCTGGTGTTCTCAAAACTCAAGACATATGGGTTCCCCAAAGCACAAGAT attattaAGGAAATCCAGAGGGCTTCACAAGGGGAGAAATGTCAGGAAATAACGGATTCCGAGTCCCCCTGGTGTGTCCTACTCTAA